Below is a genomic region from Deltaproteobacteria bacterium.
CCATAGAAAGACATGAATGTAAGCGCGCCGAGTTCCCGTCGCACCACGTCCGAATTCAGGCTGTTTGCCTTTTCGATGGCCATGACGAGTCCGAGAACTGCAGCACCCGATTCGGCGGCGTGGTAGTCGGGGATTATGTCCTTTCCGAGAGCTTCCTTGAAGAGCTTCACGAACTCATCCTGGCTTGGGCCGATCCACTCCAGGTTGGCTCTCTTTGCGGCCTCCGCCGAGTAGGTAACGCCATACTCCCAGTGGGAGGGGCCCATGACGCCCTCGGCCTGTGTCGTAAGGGCTTCGTAAAAGGCGGGAAGCGTGGCGGCAGCAATGAGGGAAAGCGCTTTCGGGTTGATGTCGAGGTCCGCAAGCTGCCTGTTGAAGAGCTGCCCGTCCTCGAAGTGGCCTCCTCCGATGACCACTTCCGGGTTGGATGCTTTCATCGCCGACAGAAGGGGCGTTAGGTCGGTAACGCCCTTCGGGTAGGTGCGCTTGAAGACGATTTCGAAACCGAGCCTCTTCGCGTGCCCTTCCGATCCCTCCATGACCGCCCGGGCGAACTCGGAATCTTCATAGACCAGCGCCACCCTCTTGACTTCCGGGAACGTTTTCTGGATCATCGTGAGGGTTCCCCTGTGATAGTTGGAAGCCGGCCCGATTGTCTGGACGATGTACTGGAACCCCTGAGCGAAAATCTTGTCGCTGGCCCCGCCGTGATCCATGTAGATCATGCTGTACTTTTCGGCGATGGGTGCGCCGGCAAGGGTGAGACCCGAGCTGTAGGGGGCGAAGGTAAAGTGGACCTTGTCAACCGTAATGAGCCTTTCGAGAAGGCTTGTCACGGACTCTTTCTTCGACTCGCAGTCATATTTGATATAGTCCAGGGGCACCTTCTTGCCGTTTAAGGTGACCCCACCGTGTACCTCGTTGACCCATTTTATGTTCGCAAGAATCCCGCCAACTGCCTGCTCCCCGGCCTTTGCATACTTTCCCGACAGGGCTGCGGGGTGACCGATGACGATTTTATCGGGTACTTTGGGGTTTTCCGCAAAGACCACGGAGGCCGCAAGAAATGTCACCAGGGTCAGTGCGGTCAAACAAATGACCAATTTTCTGTTCTTCATGTTACCCCCCCTTTTGAGTAGTTAATGTGATGTTCCGTGTCTCATGGTTGACGCCATACCAGAACCATTTCGACACCTGAAACCATCAAAGCTGGTTAATGCTAATAAAAAATTAATAGCGGACGTATGTTTATTAAGATAATGGCGGTACTTGCCGGTGTCAAGCTAATTCGAACGGATTCGGCGCATTGTGGGGGCTTCCGTGGACATGAAAAAAGGCAGGCCTTCGCCTGCCCTTTGTGTCTGGTGATCCCAGGGGGATTCGAACCCCCGTTTTCGGCGTGAGAGGCCGATGTCCTAGGCCAGACTAGACGATGGGACCGATAATTGGCTGAGGAGCCAGGATTCGAACCTGGATAACTTGGTCCAGAGCCAAGCGTGTTGCCGTTACACTACTCCTCATCGAAAAAACTATTTTATTGTCATAGATTTTGCGAGTCAAGCCGAATCAGGTCAACAGCCCTGCGGAGGCGCCTGACGGAGACATCTTTGCCGAGCACCCATATGACCTCGTATATTCCCGGGCTCACCCGTTTTCCCGTCAGGGCCACCCGGGCGGGCTGTGCGATTTTCCCCAGCTTCATCAAGAAGCGCTCCATCACTTTTTCGAAGCACCCTGCGATGCCAACCTCTTCGAAGGGATCGAGATCTTCCAGAAGTTCGACCAGGTATGCGAGGGGAGGGCCCATATCCGCCTTCAGAAGCTTTTTTCTCCCCTCTTCCTCTATCTCGATCTCCTCGGTGAAGTAGAAGAGCCCTGACTCCGCCAGTTCGGCTAGGGTTTTGGACCGCTCCTGGAGCGTTTTTACGGCGTACTCATATCGGGGGTGTTTCGAAGGGTCGGCACCGATCTGCTTGAAGAAGGGGAGAACCGCGCGGGCGATCCTCTCCGGGGGAGAGTTGATGATGTGCTGGTGGTTGACCCAGAGGAGCTTTTCGGGGTTGAAGGTTCCGGAAGATTTCCCGATGTTATCGGTTGAAAATTTCTCAACGAGCTCATCGACGGAAAAGATCTCCTGGTCACCGAAGGACCACCCGAGTCTCACGAGATAATTCGTCATGGCTTCGGGGAGGTATCCCGCGTCCCGGTAGGCGGTGACGGACAGTGCGCCGTGCCTCTTGCTCAGCCTCGCTCTGTCCGACCCCAGGATCATCGGCACGTGGCCGAAGAGGGGAGGGGCAAAACCCAGGGCATGGTAGATCTGTATCTGCCGGGGGGTGTTGTTCAAGTGGTCGTCCCCCCGTATCACGTGCGTTATCCCCATGAGTGCGTCGTCCACGACCACGGTGAAGTTGTACGTGGGCACCCCGTCGGATCGCACGATTACGAGATCGTCGAGCTCTTGGTTCTTGAACCGGACCGTCCCTTTGACAAGGTCCTCTACGATCGTTTCTCCCTCATCGGGGCATTTGAAGCGCAAAACGTGCTCTTCCCGCCCCGCGGGTGGAGCATGGAGACACCGCCTGTTGTACATCGGCTTCTGCCCCTCCTTTAAAAGCCTGGTCCGTTCAGCATCGAGCTCTTCCTTGGTACAAAAGCACCGGTATGCCTTTCCCTGATAGACCAATCGTTCGCTGTATTGCCGGTAAATGGAAAGCCTCTCCGACTGAAAGAAGGGCCCTTCGTCCCAGGTGAGGCCAAGGTAGTGCATGCCGTCGAGGATGGCGTTTACCGACTCTTCGTTCGACCGCGAATAGTCCGTATCCTCGATTCTCAAGATGAACTGCCCTTTCCTGTTTTTTGCGTATAGCCAGTTAAAAAGGGCCGTCCTCGCGCCACCGATATGCAAAAACCCGGTGGGGCTTGGTGCAAACCTCGTCCTCACGACCATCTCGCCCTCTCTTGGGTGCTATTTGAGATAGATTCCCGCGTACCCGACCACCTGCTGAAAATCACCGCTCACTTCGCCGGAAGTCGCGTATTTTACCAGATTTGCAGATCGCGCCCCGAGTTCTACCGCACCGTGTATGACCACCGTGGTGGGAATGTAACCACACATGGAGATGCCCCTGTCCCTGACCGTGGTGTAAAGGCCCTGGGGATCGAGCTGGAGGATCCTTTCGATTGCCATGCTATCTTTTTCC
It encodes:
- a CDS encoding ABC transporter substrate-binding protein, which encodes MKNRKLVICLTALTLVTFLAASVVFAENPKVPDKIVIGHPAALSGKYAKAGEQAVGGILANIKWVNEVHGGVTLNGKKVPLDYIKYDCESKKESVTSLLERLITVDKVHFTFAPYSSGLTLAGAPIAEKYSMIYMDHGGASDKIFAQGFQYIVQTIGPASNYHRGTLTMIQKTFPEVKRVALVYEDSEFARAVMEGSEGHAKRLGFEIVFKRTYPKGVTDLTPLLSAMKASNPEVVIGGGHFEDGQLFNRQLADLDINPKALSLIAAATLPAFYEALTTQAEGVMGPSHWEYGVTYSAEAAKRANLEWIGPSQDEFVKLFKEALGKDIIPDYHAAESGAAVLGLVMAIEKANSLNSDVVRRELGALTFMSFYGGWDIDDTGKQVGHDMVDVQWQDGKRVIVWPTSAQTGELVFPMPTFAEKAKGVKAVQKK
- the gltX gene encoding glutamate--tRNA ligase, encoding MVVRTRFAPSPTGFLHIGGARTALFNWLYAKNRKGQFILRIEDTDYSRSNEESVNAILDGMHYLGLTWDEGPFFQSERLSIYRQYSERLVYQGKAYRCFCTKEELDAERTRLLKEGQKPMYNRRCLHAPPAGREEHVLRFKCPDEGETIVEDLVKGTVRFKNQELDDLVIVRSDGVPTYNFTVVVDDALMGITHVIRGDDHLNNTPRQIQIYHALGFAPPLFGHVPMILGSDRARLSKRHGALSVTAYRDAGYLPEAMTNYLVRLGWSFGDQEIFSVDELVEKFSTDNIGKSSGTFNPEKLLWVNHQHIINSPPERIARAVLPFFKQIGADPSKHPRYEYAVKTLQERSKTLAELAESGLFYFTEEIEIEEEGRKKLLKADMGPPLAYLVELLEDLDPFEEVGIAGCFEKVMERFLMKLGKIAQPARVALTGKRVSPGIYEVIWVLGKDVSVRRLRRAVDLIRLDSQNL